In Aerococcaceae bacterium zg-252, the genomic window TTCGTCCAATTGATAATATTCAAAATCAAATGCCATGACCTCATATATTTCTTGTCCAGTCAGTTTAACTGTTGCAATCAAATTAAAATACGGATATGCTTTCAACAATATTTCGTTCGTTATGTTGCCCTCAAACAATGCAAAAAACTCATTTACCAAGGCAACACCACTAAAATCAGCTTGCGTCACTTCTTTTTGCACTTGATTTAACAATTCCACAAAAGGATGACCTTGCAATCTCGCTTGGAATAATTCTTTCGTTGGCTGCACGATTGGTGCTTGCCCTAATACCGTTTCAAGCCATAATTTTCCATTAGAAAATTGTGGTTCTAATACTGTAACTAATGCTGACTCAGTAGACACACTCGCAGTATCATGCAAATACCCTACAGAATCTACCACTCGATTGTTTTCATCGACCGATACAACCACTTCTGCCACAAATTCTCCAGCATGACCTGGCTGAATCGCCCATGTATTATTTACTTTTTGATTAATATGACGGTGCTGATGCCCTGTTAACAATACATCAATTTCAGAAATTTCTTGCAGCATTTTAACCCCTTGATTTTCACCGGTCAAATCTTCCAATGGTTCAAAGGTATCCAAATCACATTCAAAACCACCATGATATGCTACCACTAACACATCTACTTGTGGTCGTAATTGCTGACACCAATATTTTGTCGTTTCAAACGCATCATCAAACCGTAAACCTGCATAATGAGCCGGCAATTCCCAGTTAGGAATATAATGCGTTGTAACTCCGACAATACCGATTTTGACACCCTCACGTTCAATGATTGCATACGGTTGCCCCATAAAAGGTTGATTTGTTTGCTCATCAATAATATTACTCACTAATAACTGTGCATTTAACTGATTCAAAATCCCATTTCGATAATCCGAACCGAAATTAAACTCATGATTCCCAATAATTTGAAAATCATAATTCAACGCATTCATCGCACGAGCAAAGCAATCGCCATTTTTTGCCACTTGACTACAATAAGTTGCAAATGAAGAACCTTGAATAAAATCTCCTAAATCAATCGCAATCGTAGTATGTGAATTATTCTGACGAATTGTATTCAACACATGTGCTGTATTGAGTAAACTCGCATTTGGATTAATTGGACGGTCTAGCCAATACCCATGCGTATCACTGGTCATTAAAAAACTAATTTTTTTCATCGATTACTCCTAACGACGCTGCTAAAGTTGACCAAGTATAAGTTTGGTCGTATTCTGGCAACCAAGCTAACTGCCCTTGTTCTTGCAATGCTTTCGCATAAGTTTCCGGTTGGAATGTATGCCAAGGCACAATCACTTTTGGTCTAATCACTGCATTCATTAATAATAAATCTCGTGTTGATGCATGACCAGTCGCTGCTGCAATCACAAATTCCCAACCAGCATCTACAATACGATTGACAAACGGCTCGTAGCTTGGCATATAACTGCCCAATGGCATCCCATTTGAATGTAAATAAAGACCTGCTGGAAAACTCAACAGTGTATCAATAGAATCTTCTTCGACTTGTAGCATATACTTTTCTGGTTCAGCCTGAATCATTTCAACCGTAACATCATGTTCGCTTAACTTACGCACTCGTAAATCTGCTGGCACATAATCTTGAATCATTTGATAAAATGCCGAATTAAAAACAAACTCACGACCCATTTTATTTGCTACTTTTACTAATTCAATCATACGACGAACATTTTGTGGATACCCATTAAATGCTACTAAACGCCCATCATAATCTGCCATTGCTTTTTTAATATTTTCAATCAAATGCCATTCATTGCGTGCACGCAAATCTGTCGTTTTAGCTGCAATACGAATATCTACTTCACTAGGATCTGTATTAACATGGCTAAAAGTCGTGCCCTCCATTAATAACAAGTCTGCATTAAAAGCATTGGCTTTTTGAGCCCATGACATCATCTTCTCCGGCTCAAATCCAGTCAGACGCCAATCACCAGAATAAATCAATTTTGTATCCGGTGCTGTCACAAAAACACTTGCAGCACCCATTGTATCATGATCAACTGGAACAAACTCAATTGAGAAAGGCCCATGTTCAATCACTTCACCCGGTTGCACCCCTTGCCAATTAACATTATAGGCTGGCAATAAATTAGTTTCTTTTAATTTTGCATAAAAATCAACCGATTCTTGCAAAGCATAAACAGGTGTCTTATCACTCAATTGTCCAAATGAACCAATATGATCTAAATGTAAATGAGACAAACAAAGAATCGTTTTAATTGAACTATCTTCTAATGACTCTAATGGATAAGTCGCTAATGTCGCTTGATCATATAAGCCGTCAATTTTTGGCAATAAATTTTCGCTTAACAATGAGTATCCCTCGGATTTATGACACAAACGATTAATATCTGCTCCAGCTAATGCACCGAAATCCATAATTAATCGGTAGTCACCATTTTGTAGACTTACAATATTACTACCAATGGTATGAAGACCACTCCAAAACCGAATGACTGTTTCTTTCAAATACACCACTCCTTCGCTTATTAGAATACTATAAATCGCAAAAAAAAACATCTATTGTAAGTGTATTTTCCGAAACATTTTGTAAGAAATCGATTTCAAAACAATTGATAGAATCGGTGTATTTTAGCTATTATTTCTACTGTTTAAAAACTCACTTGGAACCACCTAAGAACTTTCATCTTTGATTTATACATAAAAAATCGCTACAAGTACCACCAGTCGATACTTATAGCGATTCATTGACTTTTCTTACATCATCCCTGGCATGCCACCCATTGGCATTTCAGGTGACTCTTTTGGAATCTCTGCGACAACTGCTTCAGTTGTTAATAATAAAGCAGCTACTGACGCAGCATTTTGTAAAGCAGAACGTGTTACTTTCGTTGGATCTACAATACCTGATTCAATCATGTTTTCAAATGTATCATTCGCAGCATTATAACCGATGCCTTTTTCTGAACGATGAAGTTCATTGACTACAACTGAACCCTCTTTACCTGCATTTTCAGCAATTTGACGTACTGGTTCTTCCAAAGCACGTGCAACAATCGCTACACCAGTCGCTTCATCACCAGTCGCTTCAATTGCTAATACTTTATCTTGTACATTCACCAATGCTGTACCACCACCAGCAACAATTCCTTCTTCGACGGCTGCACGTGTTGCATTTAAAGCATCTTCAATACGCAATTTACGTTCTTTTTGTTCTGTTTCAGTAGCAGCACCTACCTTAATCACTGCCACCCCACCAGATAATTTTGCTAAACGCTCTTGTAATTTTTCTTTATCAAAGCTAGAAGTTGTTTCTTCTGCTTGAGCACGAATAATAGCGATACGATTCGCAATCGCTTGTTTATCGCCTGCTCCCTCAACAATCGTTGTTGCATCTTTGGTTACCGTTACTTTGCCTGCATGACCTAAATGTGCTACTGTTGCATCTTTCAACTCATAACCTAATTCTTCTGAAATAACTGTCGCACCTGTTAAGACAGCAATATCTTCTAACATTGCTTTACGACGGTCACCAAATCCAGGTGCTTTAACCGCCACAACATTTAATGTACCACGTAATTTATTCAATACTAATGTCGGTAAAGCTTCACCGTCAACATCTTCTGCAATAATTAACAATGGACGTCCAGATTGCATTACTTCTTCCAATAATGGTAATACATCTTGAATGTTTGTCACTTTACGGTCCGTAATGAAAATAAGTGGTGCTTCTAAATTTGCTACCATTTTTTCATTGTCTGAAACCATATATTGTGATAAATAACCACGATCAAATTGCATTCCCTCTACAACAGATAGTTCTGTTTCAATAGATTTAGACTCTTCAATCGTAATAACACCGTCATTACCTACTCGTTCCATTGCATCTGCAATCAACGCACCAATCTCATGATCACCTGAAGAAACTGCTGCAACTTGTGCAATTGCTTCTTTTGATGAAACTGGTTGTGATAACTCTTGTAATGCTTCCACTGCTACACGAGTTGCTAAATCAATCCCACGACGGATACCTACTGGGTTAGCTCCAGCCGTCACATTTTTCATTCCCTCACGTGCAATTGCTTGCGTCAATACTGTAGCCGTTGTCGTTCCGTCACCAGCTACGTCATTCGTTTTAGATGCAACTTCCATTACTAACTGTGCACCCATATTTTCAAAACGGTCTTCTAATTCGATTTCACGCGCAATTGTCACACCGTCATTTGTAATCAATGGAGAACCAAATGTTTTATCTAATACTACATTGCGTCCCTTTGGTCCTAATGTTGTTTTTACTGTATTTGCTAAAATATCAACCCCACGCAACAAAGCTGCACGTGCATCTTCTGAAAATTTCAATTCTTTTGCCATTCTATACACTCCTATTCTGGTTCCAATGAGCTGAAATGACCTCCACTTTAAAAACTTCTCTATGTGCTGTCGCACACGCCGTATGTTTTCTCCAGTGATTCATTTCAAAACGCTCATTGTCACACTATGCTTATTCTGGTTCGTTCGGGTTGACTTGACATCCACTTCGTAAATCCCCTCTGTGCGTTTCTCGAACGCCGGTGATTTTCTCCAGTGATTCAAGTCAGAACACCCTCGCTCACACTATGTTTATTCAATAACTGCTAATACTTCGTCTAATTCAACTACTAAATAATCTTTACCTTCATGTTGCACCTTTGTGCCACTAAAGTTGCTAACAACAACTGAATCGTCAACTTTTACAACATCTTCATCTGTAACTGTATGCCCAACAGCAATAACTGTTCCTACTGCAGTGTCTTCTTTTACTGCACTTGCTAGTACCAAACCACCCGCAGATACTTGTTCAACAGGATTTAAACTTAATAAAACACGTTTTCCTAAAGGTTTTAACATTGTTATTCCTCCATTAGTTAAATTTTAGCACTCTCTTCAACAGAGTGCTAACCCACTTATTATAATAGGTCATTTTTGGTCAAATTGCAAGTAGTTTAACTTAAATTTCAATTTCTCGGCATTATCGGATACAAAAATGAAAAAGACATTTATACGAGCATTAATTAAGTAATCTATTTTTAAATATTATATAGATATTTTATCTGTTATCAAAAAAAGACTAAGCAGTCAACCCACTTAGCCCCTAAAAACTATTATCGATATGTCACACCTGGTGTCATACAATCTTCTAAAATCGCAACAACTGCGTCTTTATCCAATGGTACATAGCTATTTGTTAAACGTGGTGCTACACGTTCTGCCATTTCATCGAAATGTTCCGCATCAATTTCAACTTCTGGCAATGTCATCGGCATATCAGCATCTACAAAGAATTGATAAGTTTTCTCAATCGCTTCTTTTGCCATTGCATATAAATCATCTTGGTAGGCAATTTTCCACACTCGATTTGCATACATCGCAAAACGTTCAACCGTATCTTCATTTAAACAATATGCCATCCAACGTGGTGTTAAAATTGCTAAACCTACTGCATGCGTAATATCATAGTAAGCCGATAACATATGTTCAATCGGGTGACAAGTCCACGCACCATTACGTCCCATACGCGTCAAACCATTTAACGCTAAAGTAGATGCCCACATCAAATTAGCACGAGCTTCATAATTATCTGGCTCTTTCAATGCAATCGGTAAATAATGGATACACGCTTCTAAAATCCCTTCAGCCATACGGTCTTGCACAAACACACCTGGTTCATGATTGAAATAAATTTCAAACGTATGACTCATAATATCTGCCGTTCCAGCTGCTGTTTGATTATGTGGCACAGTAAATGTATATGTTGGGTCACAAATAGACGCATACGGATACATTACATAAGCACCTGTCCCACTCTTATCTTTCGTTGCAAAATTCGTAATGACAGCCCCAGTATTCATCTCTGTTCCAGTGGCTGATAATGTTAATATATCAATTAAAGGTAATGCAGCCTCAATTAATGTTGGATTCTCAACTAAATCCCATGCATCGCCGTCATATTTCGCTGCGGCAGCAATGACTTTTGAGCAATCAATCGTTGAACCACCACCAACTGCTAAGACAACATCAATTTTATGCTCCTTACATAGAGCTGCACCCTCACGTACTGACTCAATTCTCGGATTAGGGTCAATGCCGGATAATTCGAATATTTCGCAATCAGATAATAATTCTTTTACCTTATCATAAAGACCATTACGCTTAATACTGCCACCACCATAAGTCAGTAAGACACGCTTACCAAACTTCGCCACTAATTTTGGCAATTGTTCAATTTGACCCTCACCAAAAAATACTTTCGTTGGAATATCATAAATAAAATTTTGCATCTAATCATTACTCCTTATTTAGTTCGCTTGGGTTGACTTGACTTCCACTTAGCTTGGCACTTGAACATTTCTTCTCCCATTGCTCCAGTGATTCAAGTCAAGACGTCCACGCTCACACTTTATTTCATTAATTCCATTATAGCAAGTGTTGTTAACATTGTTAATCAATAACACTTTAATTTTTTCGAAATATTACAAATTTATTATAATCTTGACTTATGTATATTTTTGTCTTGTATTCTTTTTTTGATTTTTTGTATAATAGAGTTAGTAGCAATTTTAACCATTTAATGTCTAATCAAATAAAAGGAAGAGGTCAATATGTACATTTCAAACGTCAATTCGGCTTCAATTAAGCTGCATCAGATACAATCAAACAATATCCAAGAGTCGCATACTACAACCTTAGCCTCGCATGACTATTTAACACTCATTTATATCCATAAAGGAGCTGCACATTATGAAACGCAGCAGGCTGAGCAAGTTGAACTTAAAAAGCGTGAAGTGTTAATCTTAAACCCAGGTCATAGCATTACCTTGTCACCTATTCGCAGAATCGAGTATATCTGTGTTCAATTAACAGGTATCATTTTTACATCATCAATGCAATTAGATACATCAGATTCATTCTTCCATATCAAGCAAACATCAAGTACCTTTAAAGACTACCTTGATCTTGCCTTGACGGAAACTAAAAAAAGCTATCGTGGCACTGATTTACTTTTGAAAAAATTAATTGAATGTTTGTTAATTCAAATTTTACGTCATAATGAATTATCCATTAAAGATGCTAGCATGCAATCAAAAAGTCATGAAATTGAGCAAATTCAAGCGTATATCCGAGCAAACTATGCTCAAAAAATTACACTTGATTCTCTTTCAGAAGTGGCTGATATTAATAAATACTACTTAATCCGTCTATTTAAACAGTTTACGGGTTTATCACCAATCGACTATTTAATTCATGTCAGGTTAAAAGAAGCAGAGAAATTATTAATTTCTACCCACCAATCTGTCGCTCAAATTTCAGACCAAGTCGGTTTCCATTCACCGTCACATTTTTCAAAAACATTTAAAGAATTTAACCATATTACACCGACGAAATACCGTCACACTTATACTCCGCACTAGAATAGAGAAGCAGAAGAAGCAATCCATTGTGAATACTTCTTCTGCTATTTCATTATGCTAAAATCTAAAATTATATGGCACATCCATATACGATTCATCTTCATCTCCGTCTGCCAAATCACTGTCAATGAAATAAATCAATGTTTGCAACTCAGTCGTTAAGTCAACATTTTGTACTCGAACAGAACGTGGTACATCAAAACGTAATGGTGTAAAGTTCATAATACCTTTTATCCCAACTGACACTAAACGCTCAACTACTTCTGCAGCTGTTTCTTGTGGAACTGTCAAGATAACAATTTCAATCGCTTGTTCTTCAATTTGTTTTTCAAGTTCCTCCATTGAGTACACTGGAACTCCTGATAATACTTTACCGACTAAATCTTGATTGACATCAAAAGCTGCACCAATCCGCACATTATTGTTTTTTCTAAAATTGTAGTTCAACAACGCATTTCCAAGATGTCCTACCCCAATTAATCCAATTGATGTTAAACGATCTTGATTCAATGTTTTACTAAAGAAATCAAGTAAATAATCGACATCATAGCCATATCCTCTTTTACCCAATGCCCCAAAATACGAAAAATCTCGACGAATAGTGGCACTATCAACTTTCACTGCCTCACTCAATTCGGTAGACGAAATACGTCTTTTACCCGCATTATGCAAGAAACGAAGATAGCGATGATAAATTGGCAAACGTCGTGCCGTCGCACGTGGAATTTCTTTGTGCATAATTTCTCCTACCTTTTCACTAAATAATGGTTACTTTCGTTTATATTACCATGATTATAACAAACTTTCACAAACTATGCTACTGTTTTTAATAACTTTGTGTTTTACGTCACATGCTAATGAATCAAAACGAAAAAAATTACCTTCAAATATTATCGGAAAATTCATTACATTAGTTATCTCCAACAATCAATTGACCAACTTCATATCCAAGTTTTTGCATCGCTTGCTGCTGTTGCGTCATTTCACCGTTATTAGATAAAACAACAAAAACATACCGATGATTACGATATTCCATAATACCTGCGTCAGCTAACACACCCCGTTCAGCAAATGTTCCTGTTTTATTATACACTTTAATATCTTTTGACATTCTTGCAAAGAGTTTCTCATGGTCGTGCTGTTGTTCCAAAATATCTAGCATTGATTGGCTTGCTGATTTAGACACCAATTCCCCTTGAGCCAGTCGTGTCAATAAATTACCCACATCAATCACAGTCGTTTCATTGTCAATTCCATTTTCTAACGCTTTAAAATCCAACATTTTCCGTCTTAATTGCGTTTGTTTAAATCCCATTTGATGAATCTGTTGATTAACAAATTGCACGCCACCTAGTTCGTTAATTAAAATATTCGTTGCTGTATTATCACTAGAAATAATCATCTCCTTTGCTAATTGCTGCAAAGAATATATCGTGCCAATCGGAGCATTTTGAATAGAGCCAGTACCACCGACAATATCAGCTGCTTGCAATGAATACATCGAATTCAAATCAATCATACCCTTTTCACTCTGCTCAAATAATACTGCTAAAATATACAGCTTAATGATACTAGCAGAACGAGCCGGTTGATTATTATAAACAATTGGTGCTGTATTTTCAGATACTTTTCTAAAATACAATTGATGTTTGCCCTTTATATTAGCAAAATTCATTTTAAATAGTGCAGAAGCTTTGGAACGAACGATTGAAAGCATTGATACAGGAGCGTTCATTTGATAATAATCGATGGCATCGATACTATACGGCGCACCTAGTAACAATAGTTGAACAAGTATTATTCGAAACATGTGCCTATCACCTCCATTAAGCGTATTACAACTCAACTTTTTTATAACCTATTTCCTCCAATATTTTGTACTTTCGAAAGGAAGAATATATCTAGTACTATTATATCTCTGTTCTATCCAGGTCACTAGTTTCAGCGTACTTTAATTTGAACCAAAAGACCTGCCGATGGATAACTTATTCCTCCACTCGACAGGCGATTCTTCATCAAAACTCATCTAAAATTTTATTCAACATCAAAAAGTGTATCTTTAACATCTTCGGCAGTTTCTGGCACTGCATCACCTATATTATAGTGTGCTCTAACTTTCGCAAATATTTCTTTATACAATTCTTGATTCGCTTCTAAAAATTCTTTTGCAGTTTCACGCCCTTGACCAAGACGTGTTTCACCATAAGAGTACCAAGAACCTGCTTTTTTAACGATATCTGCTTCTGCTGCTAAATCGAGCATTTCTCCTAATTGAGAAATACCTTTTCCGTACATAATATCAACTTGAACTTCTTTAAAAGGTGGTGCTACTTTATTTTTAACAATCTTAATTTTTGCACGATTCCCTACCATATCAGAGCCGTCTTTAATAATTTCAGAACGACGTACTTCCATTCGGATTGTTGAATAGAATTTTAATGCTCTTCCCCCTGGAGTTACTTCTGGATTACCATACATAACACCCACTTTTTCACGCAATTGGTTGATAAAGAAACAAATCGTTTTTGTTTTATTAATCGTTCCCGATAATTTTCTCAAAGCCTGAGACATTAAACGAGCTTGCAAACCAACGTGAGCATCACCCATTTCACCTTCAATTTCAGCACGTGGTACAAGAGCTGCTACCGAATCGATAACAATAATATCAATTGCACCCGTCCCTACTAATGCATCAGCGATAGCCAAACCTTGTTCTCCAGTATCTGGCTGCGATAATAGTAATTCATCTATATTTACACCTAAATTTGTCGCATAGGCTGGATCTAGAGCATGCTCAGCATCGATAAAAGCAGCTGTCCCTCCTTGTTTTTGGACTTCTGCAATTGCATGCAGTGCAACGGTTGTTTTCCCTGATGACTCTGGACCATAACACTCAATAATTCGACCACGAGGATACCCACCTACTCCCAGTGCGATATCAAGTAGCAATGACCCCGATGGAACGGTTGAAATCTTCGTCTCCGTTTTTTCCCCCATTCTCATGATTGAGCCTTTCCCAAAGTTCTTTTCAATTTCTTTTAATGCTTTGTCTAGCGCTTTCTGACGTTCTGCGTCCATAATAACCTCCTATTGTTCCTTAATTCCCTCTAAATAATAAATACACTAATTATCAAGCAATTATTTTTTTAATTTTTTACTTAGTTGGATTAAATATTCCTTTAGTTCATCTTTAGTTTCATCATGACTTAAACCATACTGAATACTATATTCCATATACCCCATTTTGTTTCCTACATCATATCGTTTCCCTGTAACTTTTTTAGCAAATACTCTTTGATGATGATTAAGCAAATTGATAGCATCTGTCAACTGTAATTCATCTTCTGCTCCTGGTACAATACGTTCTAATTCTTGGAATACTTCAGGTGTTAAAACATATCGTCCAGCAATCGCCAGATTACTTGATGTGGAACTCGATTTTGGTTTTTCAATAAATTCACGGACATGATAAACAGCATCTTGATTCTTGATACTATTTTCTCGTTCAATTTCTACCATTCCATACCGTTCAATGTCCTTAGGCTCAACTTCGACAGCTGCAACACACGCTGCACGATGTTCTTCATAGAAGTCTATCAATTGCTTTGTAACTGGAACTTCAGCTTCAAAAATATTATCACCTAACAATACAGCAAATGGTTCGTTATCAACAAATGCTTTCGCTTGTAAAATAGCATCTCCCAATCCAACTGGATATGATTGGCGTACAAAAAATAAATTTTCTTTTGTAGTCGAACGAACAATTGATAATAATTCTTCTTTCCCTTTAGATTTTAAATTTTCTTCCAATTCATAATTAGAATCAAAATGGTCTTCTATTGAACGTTTCTGTTTACCTGTTATGATAAGAATTTCTTCGATGCCTGATTCAATCGCTTCTTCCACGATAAATTGAATAACTGGTTTATCAACAATCGGAAGTAACTCTTTTGAACTTGCTTTTGTTGCTGGAAGAAATCCCGTTCCATACCCAGCTGCAGGAATTATCGCTTTTTTAATCATAAAACACACCTCTTTTCAAACACTTTCTCATTCATTATATCACACGCAACTTGCAAGTGATACATTTAATCCTTAATAAAAAAAAGCCGGACAAACAGTCCGACCAGATAATCCAATAAATTATTTATTTACACGCAATGCAAAACTTGGTGAGAAGTATGAACTAATTGCATTATACTCTAACGGAGTACCAGGTTGTGATGCATGGATATATTTTCCATCACCTGTTGCAATCGCTACGTGGTAAGTGCTACCAGGTTCTCCCCAGAAATATAAATCTCCTGGTTGTGCTTCTGAAACGCTGATACGTTGACCTGAATGCTCTTGAGCACCAGTCCAGCCACCGATATCAACTCCATAAGTTTGACGATAAACATATTGAACAAAGCCTGAGCAATCAAATCCACTTGGAGATTTACCCCCCCATACATATGGAGTACCTAAAAATTGAGATGCATTACTTAATAATGCTTCAACATTTCCAGTCGCTACGACTGCTGCTTCTTGCGCTGCTTGGGCTTGAGCCGCTGCCTCTTGGGCTGCTTGAAGTTTGGCTTCTGCCTCTTCACGTGCTACTCGAGCTGTTTCTTCAGCTGCTGCCTGCGCTGCTTGGGCCGCAACTTCTGCTTGTCTTGCCGCCTCTTCGGCTGCTGCCACATCAACAGGATTTACTGTTTCAACTACTGGTGTTTCTGTAGCAACAGATTCAGCTATTGCAGCTTCTGTTGTTGCATTTTCAACAACTGCTGGCTCAACTACTGATTCTTCCGTTGCTGGAGCAACTTCTTCAGTTTCTGAAGTCACTGGTGCCTCAGTTTCAACTGGAGTTGACACTTCAGGTACTGCTGTTTCCAACGCTTCTGCTTTAGCCACAGCTTCTTCAGCCGCTTGTGCTTGAAGTTGAGCTTCTGCTTGCGCTTGCGCTGCTACCTCTTGGGCTGCCTGTGCTTGCGCTTGAGCTTCAGCAATCGCTTGAGCCGCTGCTGCAGCTGCTGCTTCTTGCTCTGCAATAATTCTCATTTGTTCTTCATATGCTTGTTTTTCAGCAATTAACGCATCACGTTGTTCAGCTGCCAATGTAATA contains:
- the recA gene encoding recombinase RecA, whose translation is MDAERQKALDKALKEIEKNFGKGSIMRMGEKTETKISTVPSGSLLLDIALGVGGYPRGRIIECYGPESSGKTTVALHAIAEVQKQGGTAAFIDAEHALDPAYATNLGVNIDELLLSQPDTGEQGLAIADALVGTGAIDIIVIDSVAALVPRAEIEGEMGDAHVGLQARLMSQALRKLSGTINKTKTICFFINQLREKVGVMYGNPEVTPGGRALKFYSTIRMEVRRSEIIKDGSDMVGNRAKIKIVKNKVAPPFKEVQVDIMYGKGISQLGEMLDLAAEADIVKKAGSWYSYGETRLGQGRETAKEFLEANQELYKEIFAKVRAHYNIGDAVPETAEDVKDTLFDVE
- the galU gene encoding UTP--glucose-1-phosphate uridylyltransferase GalU, which gives rise to MIKKAIIPAAGYGTGFLPATKASSKELLPIVDKPVIQFIVEEAIESGIEEILIITGKQKRSIEDHFDSNYELEENLKSKGKEELLSIVRSTTKENLFFVRQSYPVGLGDAILQAKAFVDNEPFAVLLGDNIFEAEVPVTKQLIDFYEEHRAACVAAVEVEPKDIERYGMVEIERENSIKNQDAVYHVREFIEKPKSSSTSSNLAIAGRYVLTPEVFQELERIVPGAEDELQLTDAINLLNHHQRVFAKKVTGKRYDVGNKMGYMEYSIQYGLSHDETKDELKEYLIQLSKKLKK
- a CDS encoding C40 family peptidase; this translates as MRKMFSIKTMATVFASSIVLSTVTAPAIALAQDYDTLINDTQYAIDNLSAQQAVLHGELALGYEALEAMRAEASELLKNIATDDDKINELNSQISELEKLIEKREDLLADQARAVQVNGGTTNYLNLVASSESISDFVGRLDVIRRMVSSNKSLLTTQKEDKEAVETKRAEVETAKKEKVNKQIELEKLKETLEVKQAENEAIYNQLTNDITLAAEQRDALIAEKQAYEEQMRIIAEQEAAAAAAAQAIAEAQAQAQAAQEVAAQAQAEAQLQAQAAEEAVAKAEALETAVPEVSTPVETEAPVTSETEEVAPATEESVVEPAVVENATTEAAIAESVATETPVVETVNPVDVAAAEEAARQAEVAAQAAQAAAEETARVAREEAEAKLQAAQEAAAQAQAAQEAAVVATGNVEALLSNASQFLGTPYVWGGKSPSGFDCSGFVQYVYRQTYGVDIGGWTGAQEHSGQRISVSEAQPGDLYFWGEPGSTYHVAIATGDGKYIHASQPGTPLEYNAISSYFSPSFALRVNK